The nucleotide sequence ttcagtttctgatggtacaagtttcttcccatagaaatcAAGATTATTAATTACTAATGTGACTAATTACATGTGTCATTTTGGTAACTTTTAGTTTGATTTTATATTGGCCTTAAATACGTTTATTAACTTTACTTAATTTCTTTTGTATTATTGCTGTGATTATTTGATGggttgaattgaaaattgattTTAGTTAAAAGTAATCTgttcatctttttatttattttgcatacTTGtgatgtttgattgtttaataaGGTTTCCtcagttgtttttcttattttgctgACGCTGGTCGTCGTTCATTTGGTTTtacttgtatgtttttttcatgtcctCGTTCTGAAGGCAAactgctctataaataaagattTGAATATCATGTTTTACTCACATTCTGCAGGAGTTATGATCTTAATTGCCATCTTATTCGTTTTTGCTCagtaaatggaaaataaatctattttaaCAAGTTATTGAACATATTTATGTTGAAATAAACAGACTCAGACATTATGACTCAATAAAACCACAAAGAGAAACTGGAATGTGCTGCAACTGATTGTTCAAAACTcttcctgtgtttttgttttgctctggATTAAACACAAACTGAGTTCACACATTGAACCATCTCTGGTTTGTCTAATTTACTGTAGCTGGGttcattgtcttctgttttaccAACTCCATCTTCGTCTTTAATCTTCTTCTTTCATTGGTCCCCTCTGGGGTCGCCAGCTCATCACCTGCCTCCATCCTTTTCCTCCTCAACTGTTAAACCAACCATTTCCATGCCCTCCTTCACTATATCCATGAATCTTCTCTGTGGTCTTCCTCTTATCCTTCTGCCCAGCAGCTCTGTCTCCAACACCTTCTCTTTCATCTTTCCAATGCATCCACTATCTTAGAACCTCTCCAAATCATCCCAACCTTGCTTCTCTAACTACTTCCAAACTGCCCAACATTAACTATTCCTCTTCATTTCTAAGCCTGTCCATCCTGGTTAGTCCCAATCAAAACCTCAGCATCTTCTATCTTTTAGACACCGCCTCTGTCTCCAAACCACATACAGTTTCATAGCAGGTCTCACTACTGTCCTGTAGACTTTCCCTTTCAATCTTGGAGCCATCCCCCTGAGACCTGTCTCCATCCACTCCACCCGGTCTGCACTCTCTTCTTCATATCTATTTTGCTCTGTTCACTGTCATcttcttgttcttttttcaggttttttatcaGTCGGGAGaagttaggatttttataaaatgtcacAAAGCTGCACCGTAGTGGTGGAGATTTTTTGTTTCATGGTTTCTCTGTTATTTGGTGCATTAGCCTTTTTACTTAATAAActgagttcaattcaattcagtttatttatatagctccaattcacaacacatgtcgtctcaaggttcttcacaacagtcaggttcatacattccaattaataactaaccattgaacagtgcagtcagattcagttatttattcaaattggaaaaaaagtttttctatctaaggaaacccagcagattgcatccagtcagtgacttgcagcattcactcctcctggatgagcatgtagagacagtggacagtctctggtgttgactttgcagcaatccctcatactgagcatgcatgtagagacagtggagaggaaaaactcccttttaacaggaagaaacctccagcagaaccagaaccaggctcagtgtgagcggccatctgccacgacccactgggggtttgagagaacagagcagagacacaaagagaacaaagaagcactgatccaggagtactttctatgggaaggaaaagtaaatgttaatggatgtagctcctttaatcgTTTGTAACTCCTTTAGAGTTCTGGATGTTTTTTGGCAGCAAACCACAAACAGTGTTTAGACAGCAGCCAATCACAGCAGGGCATTCAGCTGGACAACGGAAACCAGCTGCAGCTCAGCTGAAATCATTTAGTGTTTAACAGTTGAAATCCTCAATAATGTGAGTAAAAAGCTGCCGTCCTGCTTCCAGCCCCTTCCACCTCAGCCAGAATTGTAGATGTTGAGGTATACCTTTATCCTTTCTTCTGCAGTCTGCAGGTTCCACTCTGTCTCTGCTAACGCGGTGTCCAGATCTTCTCCCAGCTGCAGCCGGTTATGGAGCTCCTGCGTCAGGGACTTCAGGGCCTCGTTTGTCAGCCGGACCCCCTCCTCCTCAGGACTCTGGCTGTTGGTCTGGGCTCGGTCTTGTAAGTCCTGCTCCAGGTGATCAGTGCGGGTTTGTAACACCTTGATCTCGTAGCTCTGATCGTCTATAGATGAGTGTATCTGTTGGAGACGTCTCTGCATTTCTGTGGAAGACAGGTTGCATAGTTTCAGAATCTTCAGAGGACACAAATACTCAAGATGAAAATGCAAACCGATTTGGACCTGTACCTTGTTCTCGTTCCATTTCCACCTTCAGCTCCGCCTCCCAGTTTTCTCCATACATCATCTCCACCTCATACTGCTTCAGCCGAAACTCCAGCTGTTGCAGGTTCTCTGTTAGGTCTGGAGTTGGATCTGGAACTGGAGAGGATGTGACATTCTGCTCCCATAATTCTGTATCCTTCTCCAAAGCTTCAATCTGAACCTCCAGGTCATGTAGCATCTTCTGCTGTTGCAGGATCTGCCTGAACATCTCCTCATTCTGAGGATCATAGGGAGGTTTTTTCACAGAGTCGGGGCAATCCTGGAAAGTACCAGGAGAAGCATGTACTTCTGCTGATTCTCCCAGAGTTGGAGACCAGTTCCTGCTGGGTTTAGTCCTCCTGGGAAGAGTTGAGGCACCCAAATTGAATGTGAGAGCTTTCTGAGGACCCTTATGCTTAAACAGCTTTGGTTCTGAGGGCACCACCAGGAGAGGATGGCTCTCTTTGGTGGGTTTGTATGGACCGTCACTGAGGCTGGGACCAGTTCTCCGCAGGATGAAGTGGACCTCTGCAGCCAGCTGACCCATCTGAGCCAGCATGTGCATGGGACAGTCATCAGCAACCAGAGGTCGCTCCAATCCTCGAAAGTTCCTGATCAAAACATACCGACCAGTCTGGCCTGTTGTGCAGAATGAAAACATGAATTTTCTGCAGAAAGCTGTCATCTTGTTCAGAAACACAGagctaaaaaggttttaaaaaggtcataaaacacacaaaatatatttttccatgGTTCAAAGTTACAACAGAGAAGTCTGCAATATTCCCCTCCTTTGGTCGTTATTTCTCCTATTTGTTCTCAGTTTACTATGGTATGCCTGCTTTGCTTGTCTCTCTGAATATTCACCTAAAGAGATTAAAGCCAGTCGATATCACTGCCTGATTTATAGGCTGTCTCAGACCATAATCATTATTTAcagttaaaacatttcaaatcctAATCTGAGGATCACCATTTATCAGAAGTGATGCCCAGGGCTCTGTCTTCGCccccctttattttattttctttcttcaacTTTTAGGTCACTTTTTATAGGAATTATTATATATGATGCATAATAATTAAACATACATGTTTGATTATTATGCAAATGCTCCACATATGTACCTTCCTTCTTTCACTGTTGTGGATCAGTTCACTTTGGCATAAAGTGCTTTGAGAAGATGTTTACAATAAATGTAACTGCACTGCATGATAACCCAGTTTTTCATTAGAGAAAAAgggcattttcttttaaatatcaagtttttttttgtcatacaaAGAAGCCAGAGCATGCAGAGCATCGGTAAAACCGGCGGTAAGAGGAACAACGTACCAGTCGCCTGTGCGAGAGAGATAACGACCTCCTGACAGGAAGTGTTCAGAGAAAGACCACAGACCACCCTGATGACCCCGTCCACCCAGACCTTCAGCTCCATCACTGACCTGACCGTGACCTGCAGGACAATACAACAGGTCAACAAATTTACGCAATAAGCTGACAGAAAACACTAAAAAACATCTCTCAGATGAATTTCTACTTTTCAGAGCTTGCTTTATGATTTACTGTCAATGAAATTAATCAgcagttaaagaaaataaatgacaatttAATGCAAATATTCCTGTTACTAAATGTCTCGAGTGTTTTCTTCAGTTAAAAGCAGAGAGGACAAATTCACTGTAATAATTTTACTATAAATGATAAATCTTTACTATGAAACTCTTTCGATCATTATAACAGATGCTTGAATGTTACCTGGAGCTAATTTTAACAGTATTTtcttaatgtttctgttttcaatGACAAATAATGACTGTATTTGGTAAAGTCGCCTGCAGCAGCTGGTTctgcctgcatttgggtccaacTAAAACCAACCATGACACCAACTACACAAGCAAACTGTAAAAATTCCTTAAAGCAGCTATTTATAGCGAGTACAGTCCATGTTCAGCAGCCTGATGACAGAAAAGCTCAAAGAGTTTTAAGTAGTTTTCATCATTAAACCCTTCAGTCCGAAGGTATGAAGATTCATCTGAGAAGATGTGATCACCAACACCAAGTAAATGATCAATTCAGCCTGTTTTTAGATGTGATCTCCAGGGTTTAGACGTGTCTCAAGATTAAGTGCATCTGACAGAATCCATCTGACTTGAGTTTGGAGCCATGGCTAAAGTttgattaattcaattcaatttaattcagttcagtttggttttatttatattttattatatagcGGCAATTCCCAACACATggcgtctcaaggcactttacaaactcaattcaatccaatcatacagatttcagtcaggttcatacattccaattaatcgtaaccattgaacagttcagtcagattcagttatttattcaaattggataaaaggtttttctatctaaggaaacccagcagattgcatccagtcagtgacttgcagcattcactcctcctggatgagcatgtagagacagtggacagtcactggcgttgactttgcagcaatccctcatactgagcatgcaggACACTGAACAATTACAGATTTACATAGTTTCATGCTTTTTATCATTGTAGGAACTCAATGATGGTTCACATTTCATCCATTTAAAATCTGTTGCCTATAAGGCTGCCTGCATGCTCTCTGCAGCAGGTATTTGGGTTGTTGAACAGGCATCTGGGTGGAAGTATCTGTGCAGAAGTCACATGTTTGCAGCCACACAGGTTTCTGCTGAAGGCAGGAATGCTGCAGAACATGACCAACATTCCTGCAGGACACAGACTCCACCCTGACATGCCTCCAGTCTCTGTTTACTCTCATCACATCAGTATCACCTTCAGTCAGAACTAAATCAATACACACCAACAGGtagttcttttatttatttagaaatatttatagtttcACTTCATTCAGTGACTTAAAACTGGTGCTTTTTAAAATCCTTTCTGCCCCTAAACAACCATCTAATAAATGCTAAATGCTCTAGAAACTGGAAAACTTTATGAAcagtaaaagttattttattctttttaaatgttttgaggATTCGATGTTTTTCAGTTTCTATCTAGAATTAGCTGTCAAGAAaacaatctaataaaaatagtaAAGTCAACCATTTGAAGTGTATAGTTTCACAGTGGTTAAGTTTCTGTTTTTGGAGtattttcagtctttttgaGAGTATAGTTTATAACAGTTTAGTAAACAGTTATAATTAGGTGAATTTCTCTTTCAgattaaactttgttttaatcaCAAATTAGAAAAGTAAGTCAATTTAATCCagaataaaaattgttttttatgttttcatccaGATATTTGTAATGAAATACATAAATGAAACAACATTATTAATCAAGAAAACATAGTCAGCATCTTTTAAACACAACAagaattcaataaaaaatatttaactaatGATCCTGTTATTACTGTAATAAAAGCTTGATGTGAAAAGTTTAGAGTAGTTATTTCTGAGATAATTAATGATCAATCATGATCAAGAAACGAGGAAATCCGAGCTGACACTCACCTTCCCGTTGGACCTTCTCCCTGTTTCATTCAGGTTCTGAGTTCAGGATGGTTGGACGGCTGAATGAATGTGAACGAAACACCTTCAAGCACCAACACACTTCATCCGGGAAGCAGGAGGAGGAGTTAAGCTCAGGAATGCAGCTCATCTGGTTGTTCTGCATCgaggtgacgtcacactgaAGGAGACAATACACATTTTTACTGCTGCACAGTTTCATGTCTGTTCCTCATTTTCATATCAGAAGacaatagattttattttctcagcattttgtaaattaagAGTTTGATTTTActaatcatgacctctgaccttcatcttttattctttttgtattttttgtttgcattaaACCACTGAGCTGAGAACAGAAACAAATCTTGTGTTTCTCCTTATTATTTGTTCTTTCATATATAATCCCATCGGTTGTCACCTAGGTGACTCTAACCGGGCTAAATTTAGACCCAGAATTACCTGCTTCAAGGTGTTTCCTGGCTTTGCTGATCTTGTTGCAGGTTCAGAAAAAAACTGGATGCAGATCTGCTGTCAGTGATGTCACTGTGACGCTGACCTTTGACTCCTCCCactgaaagagaaacaggagTGTCTCCTGCTGCCACCCAACTCTGTCTCCACATCTGCAGCATTCAAGCCTGCTGGCCATGTTTGGGTCTCTGTGGCGGCTTGTGTTTGAATCTGGGTCAACAACATATATTTGTTTCAGGTGACTTTTATCTGCTCTTGcacaaagttaaaataaaactttaagttTTCATGAAGTTTTCTGTTTAGCAGAAGATTTATTGGTGAGGAGGTTGTCCTATACAACAGGAATCCATTCTAAACACACGCAGATGATGACTAATTGATCACCTTCATTGGATCAGTAAACATACACTTATTATTGAACTTTGGTGAACAAGATTAGTGGAGATCAGTTCAAAACTTTGATTTTATATTTCCACAGGGATTGTGTCCCCTCCTGGTGGTAGACGGAGCAATCAGCGAGTaatttgtttgggttttagaTTTGAATTGTATTCTCCTCAACCTGACCAACAAGAAAGGCTAACAAAAAGCACTTTCAGACCAGTTCTGCAGTAACTCCCTCTAGGAGTCTGATGGCTTGGACTCTGTGAAGGAAAGGTACCGGTCCATTTTAGAACTGTATTTAAGGTAGTCTTAGCCGACAGTATTTATCAGATTAGATTTAATCCAACAGGACCAGTAAGAACTAAAACCCCTGATCAGGTTTCATTTTAAtatcatggtccacctgtggACCTGCCTTCCTGACTGCAGAGaagatttatgtttttaaagcaaatcataaaattatttatttggtaGGCAAGTTAAAGTTTCATCATTATTTATATTCAGTTATGTTTGTTATGTTGCACCagaaatgaaatgtattttttaagcaggattatttgcttttattgtgtAGTCAGGAAATGCGCACCAAGAGGGCAGTGTGGTGCTAGAATGATTACTGACTTCTATTTTACATATTCTCATCTAGTATTTAATCTATGactattattttattactattatttattACACATATTTCCACTTTGAATTTTTTGCATTCAATTAATGGTTTAGGTTTTTagaatttaagcatttttgtatttatttgtatatttatttcaGGTGTTTCCTCTTTCAATTACGTAGCCTCTAAACTGGTTtcatcattttttatttgtcttattgCGATGGTTTCTGGTCATTTCAatgtttcttcttctgtttttaaggTCTGTACAGAACTTCCAAACTTTTGATCAACTAACCAAACACCGCCACCTGCTGTTCTGAAAAAGGTACTTCATAAACCGTGACTAGTTATTTAACCAAAACCTGCAAACATCTCTTCAGAGATGCTGTTTGTCCAGAAAAACTGACCATTTTCTCAGGGAGGAATTGttaatgcttttcttttgtctgcagtTAAGATGTTTCCAGATTAAGAAATCACGTACAGCTTACATCCATAATTCTGAGTTAAATATAGTTGTAATACGTTTAGCCAAAATTTGTCTTATTCCAATATTCCTTCAAATGTTAATAGCATTAATAAAGACATTATTtcaatgaaataaatgtattgtgttGCTAATGAAAGGttgcagagacacacagggcaGACAatcatgcacaaacacactcacacataggAGCAATTACACAAAGACGCGGGCTggaatttgaacccaggaccttgctgcaaggcaacattgtTATCAACTGCGGCTTGTATTTCGCCATCCACTAGTTTTAGAGTATGCAGATGGagactttatttttaatcaggGCAAaatatcatcatttaaaaatttaaTTGTACATAGGACCACATCTATCCAGcaagttttattcaaaagcagaCTTTGTTGCtcctgttgggattatgaatctgagattatttaatattttatcaaataatatttcggtctgttaagggttgtcctgtgaataccagcccagtaaggtgatggtattaggacaaaataaaaaggtttgagacgagctctgacattattgaacagcataaactctgcacatacaggtccttctcaaaatattagcatattgtgataaagttcattattttccataatgtaatgatgaaaatttaacattcatatattttagattcattgcacactaactgaaatatttcaggtcttttattgtcttaatacggatgattttggcatacagctcatgaaaacccaaaattcctatctcacaaaagtagcatatcattaaaagggtctctaaacgagctatgaacctaatcatctgaatcaacgagttaactctaaacacctgcaaaagattcctgaggcctttaaaactcccagcctggttcatcactcaaaaccccaatcatgggtaagactgccgaactgactgctgtccagaaggccactattgacaccctcaagcaagagggtaagacacagaaagacatttctgaacgaataggctgttcccagagtgctgtatcaaggcacctcaatgggaagtctgtgggaaggaaaaagtgtggcagaaaacgctgcacaacgagaagaggtgaccggaccctgaggaagattgtggagaagggccgattccagaccttgggggacctgcggaagcagtggactgagtctggagtagaaacatccagagccaccgtgcacaggcgtgtgcaggaaatgggctacaggtgccgcattccccaggtcaagccacttttgaaccagaaacagcggcagaagcacctgacctgggctacagagaagcagcactggactgttgctcagtggtccaaagtacttttttcggatgaaagcaaattctgcatgtcattcggaaatcaaggtgccagagtctggaggaagactggggagaaggaaatgccaaaatgccagaagtccagtgtcaagtacccacagtcagtgatggtctggggtgccgtgtcagctgctggtgttggtccactgtgttttatcaagggcagggtcaatgcagctagctatcaggagattttggagcacttcatgcttccatctgctgaaaagctttatggagatgaagatttcatttttcagcacgacctggcacctgctcacagtgccaaaaccactggtaaatggtttactgaccatggtatcactgtgctcaattggcctgccaactctcctgacctgaaccccatagagaatctgtgggatattgtgaagagaacgttgagagactcaagacccaacactctggatgagctaaaggccgctatcgaagcatcctgggcctccataagacctcagcagtgccacaggctgattgcctccatgccacgccgcattgaagcagtcatttctgcaaaaggattcccgaccaagtattgagtgcataactgtacatgattatttgaaggtttacgttttttgtattaaaaacacttttcttttattggtcggatgaaatatgctaattttgtgagataggaattttgggttttcatgagctgtatgccaaaatcatccgtattaagacaataaaagacctgaaatatttcagttagtgtgcaatgaatctaaaatatatgaatgttaaattttcatcatgacattatggaaaataatgaactttatcacaatatgctaatattttgagaaggacctgtatatggaatgaattcacacaatttcttaaaatacaagaatttattaacaaaaataagtcaactcaaagtcaaacatatttcaatcaacaaactctttactttgctaaaacaatccaactaaactaccaagcagaattaaagaataatgaagactaatggactatgtacaatataaacaagttaattaaagatgattagaaattatgaccaaaagagtgatgcaacattaccatgcaatgtttatgtttgagaaccaaggattatcttgaagaatctggaaatgaagttaagttagtcttggaactaacttaggaaataatcagcaacatttagacaaccattcacaatgtaagatctgataaaatattattttaataaaataatgttttaaataatgatctgttgaataaaaccaaccttctagatgactaattctcaacggtgtctcattagctgcctttatttattaaaataatatttgaagaaatattattaagggaatattttggaaaagagccaaatctttctggagaaatggggcttaatggtgtttacttagttatcaaatttagtaaaatgatgttagggacacattatttactggattgaaaactaaacctttctgttaaatattatttagcaccagaatcaaacacacacctttaaaataccgtcaataaaaaggttaaaatgcataagcgcggacggcgcgttatgatcaatcttctgtttaaaatcaccctttaataaagtttgtcttaactttaaaaacacacaaacacagaacacaaactgaacacgtgtgctgcagatattctgctagcaccaagatagctgagttcaacacaaacaaaaccaaacttcataaaaatgaaaaacatttagatcatttcaatctaaatctttctatattattctgctcaaacatttaacctcatgaactgtggtgaggaacgttgtccaaggcggagaagtttgaagaaacgtccacagtctttaaactgttagcttctagctaacctccagctgtggatgaaagacttctcattctgtccgccaaccacgctgcacgttaccgttaccatggtgatggggtctctgctgtcttgcttccagactgggagatgCTCCGCTCTGCTTCAgagagaccgcgtctctgtagggaacttatttgggacaatttgcttctgcagacctcagagagaaagtcagcaactcttacaccttaatttccccgttcatgaatgaaaataccagatacacaaacagtatttcattcgtacttaactttgcatatgatcgatgattgtatgacatccttggatccagtttgaa is from Girardinichthys multiradiatus isolate DD_20200921_A chromosome 4, DD_fGirMul_XY1, whole genome shotgun sequence and encodes:
- the LOC124867259 gene encoding ras association domain-containing protein 8-like, whose product is MELKVWVDGVIRVVCGLSLNTSCQEVVISLAQATGQTGRYVLIRNFRGLERPLVADDCPMHMLAQMGQLAAEVHFILRRTGPSLSDGPYKPTKESHPLLVVPSEPKLFKHKGPQKALTFNLGASTLPRRTKPSRNWSPTLGESAEVHASPGTFQDCPDSVKKPPYDPQNEEMFRQILQQQKMLHDLEVQIEALEKDTELWEQNVTSSPVPDPTPDLTENLQQLEFRLKQYEVEMMYGENWEAELKVEMEREQEMQRRLQQIHSSIDDQSYEIKVLQTRTDHLEQDLQDRAQTNSQSPEEEGVRLTNEALKSLTQELHNRLQLGEDLDTALAETEWNLQTAEERIKGRLEMIDGLNKELRQCDLQQFIQQAGVNPYSDQVNPSPVKEVNLSKARIRK